A single window of Dermochelys coriacea isolate rDerCor1 chromosome 14, rDerCor1.pri.v4, whole genome shotgun sequence DNA harbors:
- the KCTD2 gene encoding BTB/POZ domain-containing protein KCTD2, translated as MAELMAAGDGPARGRTPSPVLGGIPVPPGPPSPRLTGPACSAGGLSPRSSEPPAPDKPGSGSKWVRLNVGGTYFVSTRQTLCREPKSFLCRLCCQDGPELGSDKDETGAYLIDRDPTYFGPILNYLRHGKLIINKELAEEGVLEEAEFYNIASLVRLVKERIRDNENRTSQGPVKHVYRVLQCQEEELTQMVSTMSDGWKFEQLISIGSSYNYGNEDQAEFLCVVSRELNNSTNGIVIEPSEKAKILQERGSRM; from the exons ATGGCAGAGCTGATGGCGGCGGGGGATGGGCCTGCCCGGGGCCGTACGCCCAGCCCGGTGCTGGGGGGCATCCCGGTTCCTCCCGGGCCGCCGAGCCCCCGCCTGACCGGGCCTGCCTGTTCCGCCGGGGGGCTGTCCCCGCGTAGCTCCGAGCCGCCCGCCCCGGACAAGCCTGGCTCCGGCTCTAAGTGGGTCCGGCTCAACGTGGGCGGCACATACTTCGTGAGCACCCGGCAGACCCTGTGTCGGGAGCCCAAGTCCTTCCTGTGCCGCCTCTGCTGCCAGGACGGGCCCGAGCTGGGCTCGGACAAG GATGAGACAGGGGCATATCTCATCGACAGGGATCCCACTTATTTTGGTCCGATCCTGAACTACCTCCGACATGGAAAACTCATAATAAACAAGGAGTTGGCAGAAGAAG GGGTACTGGAAGAAGCAGAGTTTTACAATATTGCATCCCTGGTGCGTCTGGTGAAGGAGCGGATACGGGACAATGAGAACAGAACCTCTCAA GGACCTGTGAAACATGTGTACAGAGTTCTGCAGTGCCAAGAGGAAGAGCTTACACAGATGGTGTCCACTATGTCTGATGGATGGAAATTTGAACAG TTAATCAGCATTGGATCTTCCTATAACTATGGAAATGAGGACCAGGCAGAATTCCTCTGTGTCGTCTCAAGGGAGCTCAATAATTCTACCAATGGCATTGTCATCGAACCTAGTGAGAAGGCAAAG ATTCTTCAGGAGCGAGGATCCCGGATGTGA